One Lacipirellulaceae bacterium DNA window includes the following coding sequences:
- a CDS encoding rod-binding protein has translation MDINPSQLTAVKPLRVTSTGDEQKLEAARELKQAYGDFIGKSFFGQLMKSMRSTVGKPAYFDGGRAEEVFRGQLDQTLADHMTVASADKIADPMFRHQFPEHAELLRQAEEQAQDSLTDLTALQRR, from the coding sequence ATGGATATCAACCCTTCACAACTTACTGCTGTTAAGCCACTGCGTGTTACGAGTACGGGTGATGAGCAGAAACTTGAAGCGGCTCGAGAGTTGAAGCAGGCTTATGGCGATTTCATTGGGAAATCGTTCTTCGGCCAACTCATGAAATCGATGCGATCGACGGTTGGTAAGCCGGCCTACTTCGATGGCGGACGGGCAGAAGAGGTTTTTCGCGGGCAGCTTGATCAGACGCTGGCCGACCACATGACCGTTGCCAGTGCCGACAAGATTGCCGACCCAATGTTCCGGCACCAGTTTCCCGAGCATGCTGAGCTTTTGCGTCAAGCTGAGGAGCAGGCTCAGGACAGCTTGACCGATCTGACTGCATTGCAACGCCGCTAG
- the flgN gene encoding flagellar export chaperone FlgN has translation MTESENATLPLESSWDAEVAALLERLSTAQSGLLSLLASKRALIMQKDHQALELLAPEEAALSAELAACHQQREGLLARAAREGLPGKTLTDACENLPNKAGKALSKPLAEARQRSELIRHECLAQWVIVQRTVLHLSQMLEIVATGGRTKPTYDNGASQSKTAMRASSGSLMDKAV, from the coding sequence GTGACCGAATCAGAAAACGCAACGCTACCTCTTGAATCTTCGTGGGATGCCGAGGTCGCGGCGTTGCTGGAGCGACTCTCGACAGCACAGTCCGGGTTGCTTTCGTTGCTAGCATCCAAGCGCGCACTGATCATGCAGAAGGATCATCAGGCTTTGGAACTGCTAGCACCCGAGGAGGCTGCACTGAGCGCCGAGTTGGCGGCTTGTCATCAGCAACGTGAGGGGCTGCTCGCTCGTGCTGCTCGAGAGGGATTGCCGGGAAAAACGCTCACGGACGCTTGCGAAAATCTCCCTAATAAAGCTGGCAAGGCGTTATCGAAACCGCTAGCAGAAGCTCGCCAACGGAGTGAGTTGATACGTCACGAATGCTTAGCGCAATGGGTGATCGTCCAGCGGACCGTGCTGCATTTGTCACAGATGTTGGAAATAGTCGCTACTGGCGGGCGTACGAAGCCGACTTATGACAATGGGGCATCGCAGAGTAAGACCGCGATGCGTGCTAGCAGCGGTTCGTTGATGGACAAGGCTGTCTAG
- a CDS encoding flagellar basal body P-ring protein FlgI, whose amino-acid sequence MNKKLLIASLAFFSALLGICASQVEARTALRNICRIKGQEENVLRGLGLVVGLNGTGEAGDPATMRALARAMEVMGSPVPEATLTASGKNELAKIKNVAIVMVTATIPATGARRGDKLDCHLSAITGKSLAGGRLAFAALQGPNTRDRRVYALCEGDIMLDDEKLPTVARIHNGCQMEEDVFTPLEQDGYVTLILDRHHANFQTATEVVESVRRSFSDENEEMVKAVNAANIVVQIPEQYRGEPVTFLADLLDINVYSPEPEARVVINPRSGSIVISGDVTIGEVVVSHKNVVIEITEQAKFEAIGDEQAPNARLQSLVTALDSLKVPAEDVIDIIQGIEANGKLHGQLIMK is encoded by the coding sequence ATGAACAAGAAACTACTCATCGCTTCGCTCGCCTTTTTTTCGGCCCTGCTGGGTATTTGTGCCTCGCAAGTTGAAGCTCGTACCGCGTTGCGAAATATTTGCCGCATCAAGGGGCAGGAAGAGAATGTTCTGCGTGGGCTGGGACTTGTCGTCGGTCTGAACGGCACGGGAGAAGCCGGCGATCCGGCGACGATGCGTGCGTTGGCACGGGCGATGGAGGTGATGGGTAGTCCGGTCCCCGAGGCAACGCTCACGGCCAGTGGCAAGAATGAGCTCGCCAAAATCAAGAACGTGGCCATCGTCATGGTGACGGCAACCATCCCCGCTACGGGAGCACGTCGCGGTGACAAGCTCGATTGTCATCTCAGTGCGATCACTGGGAAGAGTCTCGCCGGCGGGCGTTTGGCGTTTGCCGCCTTGCAAGGGCCGAATACTAGGGATCGTCGCGTCTACGCTCTTTGCGAAGGCGATATCATGCTGGATGACGAAAAGCTGCCGACTGTCGCTCGCATCCACAATGGTTGCCAGATGGAAGAGGATGTCTTTACGCCGCTTGAGCAAGATGGCTACGTGACCCTGATTCTAGACCGACACCACGCCAACTTCCAAACGGCCACCGAGGTTGTTGAGTCGGTACGCCGGAGTTTCTCCGATGAGAACGAAGAAATGGTGAAAGCGGTGAACGCGGCCAACATTGTCGTGCAGATTCCCGAGCAGTATCGCGGAGAACCGGTCACGTTTCTCGCTGACCTGTTGGACATCAACGTTTACTCGCCTGAGCCTGAAGCTCGCGTAGTGATCAACCCCCGCTCAGGGAGCATTGTCATTAGTGGTGATGTGACGATCGGTGAAGTGGTCGTCTCGCACAAGAACGTGGTGATCGAAATCACTGAACAGGCGAAATTCGAAGCCATCGGCGACGAACAAGCCCCTAACGCTCGGCTGCAGTCTTTGGTCACAGCGCTCGACTCGTTGAAAGTTCCTGCTGAGGATGTGATCGACATCATTCAGGGAATCGAAGCGAACGGGAAGCTGCATGGGCAACTGATTATGAAATAG